The following are encoded in a window of Desulfobacteraceae bacterium genomic DNA:
- a CDS encoding zinc ribbon domain-containing protein, with the protein MPIYEFECTQCGHIQEAFQRISDKPLETCSQCSGKLRKLISHSSFHLKGTGWYVTDYAKSTKGSSSPAAEKKSESKPTEKAASSDSAPKKA; encoded by the coding sequence ATGCCAATTTATGAGTTTGAATGTACCCAATGCGGTCACATCCAAGAAGCTTTTCAGAGGATTTCCGATAAACCGCTTGAGACGTGCAGTCAATGCTCCGGCAAGCTTCGCAAGCTTATCTCCCACAGCAGCTTCCACCTAAAGGGAACCGGCTGGTACGTTACTGACTACGCCAAGTCCACGAAAGGTTCCTCTTCCCCGGCCGCCGAAAAAAAGTCGGAATCCAAACCGACTGAGAAGGCTGCATCAAGCGACAGCGCACCCAAAA